A window of the Dioscorea cayenensis subsp. rotundata cultivar TDr96_F1 chromosome 14, TDr96_F1_v2_PseudoChromosome.rev07_lg8_w22 25.fasta, whole genome shotgun sequence genome harbors these coding sequences:
- the LOC120276419 gene encoding probable aldo-keto reductase 2, with protein sequence MASVRRIKLGSQGLEVSAQGLGCMGMSSFYGPPKADEDMIPLIRHAISSGITFLDSSDIYGPFTNEILLSKALSEGVRDKVELATKFGISFADGKREIRGDPAYVRAACEASLKRLEVDCIDLYYQHRVDTRVPIEVTMGELKKLYEEGKIKYIGLSEVCASTIRRAHAVHPITAVQLEWSLWTRDAEEEIIPTCRELGIGIVAYSPLGRGFFSSGPKIVDGLNERDFRRMLPRFQPENLTKNGIIFERVNEMATKKGCTPSQLALAWVHHQGNDVCPIPGTTKIENLNQNIGALSVKLTPEEMSELESFASTDAVGGERYGQALGTWRDSETPPLSSWKSE encoded by the exons atggcttcggtgaggcgcaTCAAGCTTGGATCCCAAGGCCTCGAGGTCTCCGCCCAAGGCCTCGGCTGCATGGGCATGTCCTCCTTCTATGGCCCTCCCAAGGCCGACGAAGACATGATCCCTCTCATCCGCCACGCCATCTCCTCCGGCATCACCTTCCTCGACTCCTCCGACATCTATGGCCCCTTCACCAACGAGATCCTCCTTTCCAAG GCTCTGAGTGAGGGTGTGAGGGATAAGGTGGAACTCGCCACTAAATTTGGGATTAGCTTTGCTGATGGGAAGCGAGAGATTCGTGGAGATCCTGCTTATGTGAGGGCTGCGTGCGAGGCTAGCTTGAAGAGGCTTGAGGTTGATTGCATTGATCTCTATTATCAGCATCGTGTTGATACCCGGGTCCCCATTGAAGTAACT ATGGGAGAGCTTAAGAAACTTTATGAGGAAGGGAAGATAAAGTACATTGGTTTGTCTGAGGTTTGTGCCTCAACAATTCGGAGAGCCCATGCAGTTCACCCAATTACTGCTGTTCAGCTGGAATGGTCTCTGTGGACTAGGGATGCTGAAGAAGAGATTATTCCTACTTGTCG AGAACTTGGTATTGGAATTGTTGCATACAGCCCTTTGGGGAGGGGTTTCTTTTCTTCAGGTCCAAAGATTGTCGATGGTTTGAATGAGCGAGACTTTCGCAGG ATGTTACCAAGATTTCAACCTGAAAACCTGACCAAAAATGGGATCATCTTCGAGCGTGTCAACGAGATGGCAACTAAGAAGGGTTGCACTCCATCACAACTCGCATTGGCCTGGGTTCACCACCAGGGGAACGACGTGTGCCCCATTCCCGGCACCACTAAAATTGAGAACCTAAACCAGAACATCGGCGCACTCTCTGTCAAGCTCACACCTGAAGAAATGTCTGAACTTGAATCATTTGCTTCCACTGATGCTGTCGGGGGTGAAAGATATGGACAAGCATTAGGGACATGGAGAGACTCCGAAACTCCACCATTGTCTTCGTGGAAATCTGAATGA
- the LOC120276220 gene encoding acyl transferase 10-like → FDGVGTRQFLKAIGEIARGYNQSSIPPIWCRAEMPIKQQDSNPNNSPIPPPSSSSALMTLQRKFIDIPPHQITKMMNKLINQKCSTFDVLVAKLWRSKLRAIKTNPDVPAQLAFEIETSCGKVVNGSFSEVVELIQDAKRGLASEFNAWVSGGCKAKDMKLSYVKIIVNDWTSIRFEDVDYGWGTAMSMILVEDVPLLPTCLFTKTPKLLNGVRSVTSCVKEEYMEEFINQLNNFDD, encoded by the exons TTTGATGGAGTAGGAACAAGGCAGTTCTTGAAAGCTATTGGAGAAATAGCAAGAGGATACAACCAATCATCCATCCCTCCAATTTGGTGCAGGGCTGAAATGCCCATAAAGCAACAAGATTCAAATCCAAACAACTCACCAAtaccaccaccatcatcttcttcagctCTAATGACCCTACAAAGAAAATTCATAGACATCCCTCCACACCAAAtcaccaaaatgatgaacaaacTCATCAATCAAAAGTGCTCCACATTTGATGTCCTTGTTGCAAAGCTTTGGAGAAGTAAACTCAGAGCCATCAAAACTAACCCTGATGTTCCTGCCCAACTTGCCTTT GAGATTGAAACTTCATGTGGGAAGGTTGTTAATGGTAGTTTTTCTGAGGTTGTGGAGTTGATACAAGATGCAAAGAGAGGCCTTGCAAGTGAGTTCAATGCTTGGGTTAGTGGTGGATGTAAAGCTAAAGACATGAAATTGAGTTATGTGAAGATAATTGTTAATGATTGGACTAGTATAAGATTTGAAGATGTGGATTATGGATGGGGGACAGCAATGAGCATGATACTTGTTGAAGATGTGCCTCTTCTTCCAACTTGTTTGTTCACGAAGACGCCGAAGTTGCTGAATGGTGTTCGATCAGTTACAAGTTGTGTCAAAGAAGAATACATGGAGGAGTTCATCAACCAATTGAACAATTTCGATGATTAA
- the LOC120276345 gene encoding acyl transferase 10-like, with translation MRTSHLMFDGVGGAQFLRAIGEMARGYTQPSIPPIWSRAEMPIKPQFSLPNSSPMPPPPPSSSSALMTLQRKFIDIPPHQITKMKNKLINQKCSTFDVLIAKLWRSKLRAIKTNPDVLVQLAFVVNARKYLSLEGYYGNCLYMKEIETSCGKVANGSFSEVVELIQDAKRGVASEFSAWVSGGCQAKDMIMKYEKLIVNDWTNIRFEDVDYGWGAAMSMILVEDVPALPSCLFTKTPKMPNGVRIVSSCVREEHMEEFVKQMNDFDD, from the coding sequence ATGAGAACAAGTCACCTTATGTTTGATGGAGTAGGAGGAGCACAATTCTTGAGGGCAATTGGAGAAATGGCAAGAGGATACACCCAACCATCCATCCCTCCAATTTGGTCCAGGGCTGAAATGCCCATAAAGCCACAATTTTCACTTCCAAACAGCTCACcaatgccaccaccaccaccatcatcatcttcagCTCTCATGACCCTACAAAGAAAATTCATAGACATCCCTCCACACCAAATCaccaaaatgaagaacaaactCATCAATCAAAAATGCTCCACATTTGATGTCCTTATTGCAAAGCTTTGGAGAAGTAAACTCAGAGCCATCAAAACCAACCCTGATGTTCTTGTCCAACTTGCCTTTGTTGTCAATGCAAGGAAATATTTGTCCTTAGAAGGATATTATGGTAATTGCCTATACATGAAGGAGATTGAAACTTCATGTGGGAAGGTTGCTAATGGTAGTTTTTCTGAGGTTGTGGAGTTGATACAAGATGCAAAGAGAGGCGTTGCAAGTGAGTTCAGTGCATGGGTTAGTGGTGGATGTCAAGCTAAAGACATGATAATGAAGTATGAGAAGCTAATTGTTAATGATTGGACTAACATAAGGTTTGAAGATGTGGATTATGGATGGGGAGCAGCAATGAGCATGATTCTTGTTGAAGATGTGCCTGCTCTTCCATCTTGCTTGTTCACTAAGACGCCGAAGATGCCGAATGGAGTTCGAATAGTTAGCAGTTGTGTCAGAGAAGAACATATGGAGGAGTTCGTCAAGCAAATGAACGATTTTGATGATTAA